Below is a window of Salvelinus alpinus chromosome 5, SLU_Salpinus.1, whole genome shotgun sequence DNA.
TACACCCGGCTTAACCTGACCTCACAAAGCTTCTTTTTGATGCTCTGTTTGAGGGCCTCCTGTGGGGTAAGGGCCCCAACATCACTCCTCCTTAGTCTGATACTATGTCTGACTCTGGACCCAGGGGACTGGAACTGAGCCTGGGAGGCACTAGAGAGGACATAACACACATGGCTTATTCCattaaaattaaaaaatgtatctgGAGATATCACAGTTGACAAGAGAGAGCCTGTCAACCTAACAGTAGACAACCGCTAGCCAAAGCAAGTTTAGTTGATAGATAGTAGTAGGTACTGTGGGTGACACTTTTCGACAGTGTTGATTTACCTGTGGGTAATTGGGGACCTGGAGGACTCCGTTTGAattacattttgcaggagaattcGAGCAGACACGTTCTCATCTACAGAATCCATGGCATAACGTTCAGTCTGTCGAAACAGAAGAAGTCAACGTCTTATCGATATTCTGGAAATAATTGACATGCTGTCAGTTTTAATTAGTTAGCTCACTACCGGCTTAGTACTTGTTAGCTAACGTTCATGCAAATAAACACATAACTTACTACTTCTGAAAGTAAGTAAGTGGGGCGACTAACGCGTTAAAGTTAACTACGCTAACGTAACAGGTTAACCTAGCTAGCTATCCAAGCTAAGCTAAAGTTAGATATATCATACACTGACTGACACAATCAAGGAATTCTACCGAGTCGTGTTCACGATACATTAGTTTCGTGTCGCCTCTTTATGTGGAAAAACAACGTTTTGATGTGCTATTTTATGATAGTATCCTAAGCTTGCTAGGATactatgaaaaaatatatatacaataaaAAGCTTGCTAGCTAGTGTTTACCTTTTAGCGGATGGCTCCCGCGTTTAAAATTTAAGTGAAAACTCGCGAGATGAGAATTTGGGGAAGCAGAAAAGCTATTCGGATATGCATTATGGGACTTGTAGTTTATTTAAGTTCTTAGTTCTGATACACGCTTGCTTGGAAAGCAGTAATAATGGATACAATAGTTAAACATCTATTAACATAATAAACGTCTGAGATATTATACACAGATACGTCTAAAACTATATTAATTGTGCGCAACACTAAACAAAATGTCATCTTTTTGGGGCTGCCTGCTTAGGACACAAAACAGGAAGTTGTAAGCATTGTGGGACGTGTAGTTCCGCTTCGAGGCCGATGGGCTTGATAACAACGCGAGGAAGAACGAAACAAAAATAAATTAGATAAAACTTCAATAGAATAACAAGTTTATCAGATTTTCGTTGGAATAAATATGCCTGGATTCACCTGCTGTGTCCCTGGCTGCTACAACAACTCTCATCGGGACAGAGAGCTGCGGTTCTACACATTTCCAAAGGATACCACGCAAAGGGAAATTTGGCTCAAGAACATCTCCCGGGCCGGGGTGAGCGGCTGTTTTAGTACCTTCCAACCCACTACTGGACACCGCGTCTGTAGCGTACACTTTCCCGGTGGCAGAAAGACCTATACCGTTCGAGTACCGACGCTCTTCCCGCTGAGAGGAGTGAATGAACGCAAGAACCGAAGAGGCAGGAACAGGAAAGCGTCTGCGGCGGCTTCTGTTACAGCCCCCAGTCCAGGTAGTATTGTCATCACAAACGTTGTTTCGACAGCCCCAGATGCCGCTGAGACCGCTCAGAGCGATGCAGTCACCGACACAGCTGCTACTGATGGCCCTATCGTGGTGCAGATCGGCCCGGACGGCGAATACCTCGGACCTGTAAATCCAGCCGCGCAGGGTGACGGGTCCTGTTTTACTGCAGTCGTCTCCAGCTCCACTGACCTGGCTGGGGGCGACGATCCCCCTGCAGACGCCGCGGCCGCTGCCCAGCAACAGACCGTGCAGTACTACAGCGTTGTCAGCAACCCGCTGGACCACGCGTACTCGCTGACCACCGGGACCACCTCGGCCGAACTACTTCGGAAGCTGAACGAGCAGCGGGACATCATCGCACTCATGGAAGTGAAGATGAAGGAGATGAAGGCAACCATCCGCCAGCTGCGCGTGACCGAGGCCAAGCTACAGGAGGAGGTGCGAGAGCGGGACCGTTTGCTCTCGGCAGGAGCAGCCGTAAAGAAAATGTGACCATCATTCCCACCCAAAGGATGGATAGCTAAAGACCGTCGCGACCTAAGACTTTAACGTGAGATGAAGGGGGTCCGTGGAGAACAGCGCAAACCCTCTTTTTTACGAAAGCGATGACAATTTATTTTCAATAGAAGAGATACCAACTTTTTGGTCTACTCATGCTATTTTTGGCTATCTAGTTGATAGTAATAATCCCATAGTTGCCTATAAAACATTGCCCAATTTAGTCCACCCGTGTGTTTGCTAAGTGCAAGCAGCCTTTTAGGGGAGTGTAAAAACATTGGCGAATGCGTTCTTGTGGATTGCCTGGCTGCAACTCTGTAGCCTACTTTCGACAGAACAGGGGGATGGGGGAATTATTAggccatttttttgttgttgttgagctgTTTGTATGTCAGTGTCTGCAGTTGAATTCTCATTGCAGTATATTAAACACCAGCTTTTCAGCTCAGAGGCCATCCTCCAAAACAAGGTTGCTTTGTGACTCTAGCTGTGGGAAGATGTGTTGGGCATCATAAAAGTATGTGTGCTTATGAGGTGCCTATTTCCACAAGAGACCTGTCTTGATCCATGGCTCTATCTGGTTGCAAGGCGTTTACACCACCTAAAGATTCACTGTGTCTCAACCTTCTCCCAAATAGTTTGATACAGTATCTGTAGTTGCCACTCACGTATGGATATTATGTTAACCTCTGACTGTTGAACTTTGACCTGACAGCAATGACTGTTCTTAAACCATAACCATTTGAAGTAAATTTCATTTTGAAATAATATATCCTGAGTTGTTTCTTTATCTGTTTAAATTGATGCATGAGTGTTATTCTTGGATATAGCTCAGTAGGCTGGATAGTGACATTGGTGCAGTGATCATATCATGCAGTTGATGTCTATCATTTCTATTCCCCTTTTCAATTGAAACAGACTTTCTCTTAGAGATATCCACTTATAGTGAACATCAAAGGGATCTAGAATCATGACTtaatcttatcttgattattggcCTGATGTATGGTCAAGTTCTGCAAAAAaaatacctagttaagctgcatcTGGCTCAGAACAGAGCTGCACGTCTtcctcttcattgtaatcagagggctaatattaatactatgaaTGTCAgtttctcttggctaagagttgaggaaagacttgactgcgtcacttcttgtttttataagaaatgcGT
It encodes the following:
- the LOC139576101 gene encoding THAP domain-containing protein 11-like, translating into MPGFTCCVPGCYNNSHRDRELRFYTFPKDTTQREIWLKNISRAGVSGCFSTFQPTTGHRVCSVHFPGGRKTYTVRVPTLFPLRGVNERKNRRGRNRKASAAASVTAPSPGSIVITNVVSTAPDAAETAQSDAVTDTAATDGPIVVQIGPDGEYLGPVNPAAQGDGSCFTAVVSSSTDLAGGDDPPADAAAAAQQQTVQYYSVVSNPLDHAYSLTTGTTSAELLRKLNEQRDIIALMEVKMKEMKATIRQLRVTEAKLQEEVRERDRLLSAGAAVKKM